A genomic stretch from Apis cerana isolate GH-2021 linkage group LG7, AcerK_1.0, whole genome shotgun sequence includes:
- the LOC107994222 gene encoding protein HBS1 isoform X2 → MSRHRDIRCMNYSEEYEGYDDVYGHSVEDDYCVSPSAEQFLFDRSKQQNIASFITEPDIVEDNEDNEELPISLNEENVVLTEIEWAKLMSCMESIKSVIGDIISESEIKKKIIQSKFDTELAIDLILKESSKITDSSIINKNNLELHSGKKSSKSTFQVTTSSNVKIIPAGKRPIVKGFNVGGIENTDVMNIESPRSQSPYSDYNSPEIKKKENLLKEKKTISLNLNSPRCQSPISGLQIPDLDSKLKLNEEKIDIIKIYKDKRGNSKEQLHLIVVGHVDAGKSTLLGRLLCDLGQVPSRLIHKYQQESKKIGKQSFAYAWVLDETGEERERGITMDIGHSKFETKTKSITLLDAPGHKDFIPNMITGATQADVALLVVDATRGEFETGFDSGGQTREHALLLRSLGISQLAVIVNKLDTVDWSKERFDEIVSKISIFLKQAGFKDNVIFVPCSGLSGENILTKPKESLSNWYKGPTLVDVIDNFKCPERHMNKPFRFSINDIFKGTGSGFCVSGHVQTGMISLGDKILILPRNETAVIKSLQIDEISITNAFAGDQVSLTLSGIDQQNIGIGDIICNPQNPIPVTSCFQAHIVVFTVKIPIIKGLPIIIHQQSLVQPGVITKLIAQLHRTTSEVIKKKPRCLPKNSSAIIEITMQNPICMELYKDIKQLGRVMLRVEGTTIAAGLVTKIK, encoded by the exons atgtcTCGTCATCGCGACATACGATGCATGAATTATTCAGAag aatatgaaGGTTATGATGATGTTTATGGACATTCAGTAGAGGATGATTATTGTGTATCGCCTAGTG ctgaacaatttttatttgatcgaAGTAAACAACAAAATATTGCATCTTTCATTACGGAACCAGATATAGTAGAAGATAATGAAGATAATGAGGAACTTCCAATATctttaaatgaagaaaatgtaGTACTTACAGAAATTGAATGGGCTAAGCTTATGTCATGCATGGAATCTATCAAAAGTGTTATAGGAGATATAATTTCTGaatctgaaattaaaaagaaaattattcaatcaaaatttgataCTGAATTagcaattgatttaattttaaaagaatcttcaaaaattactG attcatctataattaataaaaataatttggaacTTCATTcag gTAAAAAATCATCCAAATCTACATTTCAAGTTACAACATCTTCTAATGTGAAAATCATTCCTGCTGGAAAACGACCTATTGTAAAGGGCTTTAATGTAGGCGGAATTGAGAATACAGATGTAATGAATATTGAGAGTCCTCGCTCTCAAAGTCCATATTCTGATTATAATAGcccagaaataaaaaagaaggaaaatttattgaaggaaaaaaagactATTTCTTTGAACTTAAATAGTCCACGATGTCAATCTCCAATATCAGGACTTCAAATACCTGATTTGgattctaaattaaaacttaatgaagagaaaattgatattataaagatttataaagataaaagaggAAATAGCAAAGaacaattacatttaattgtaGTTGGTCATGTAGATGCTGGTAAAAGTACTTTATTAGGACGGCTTTTATGTGATTTAGGACAAGTTCCATCAAggttaatacataaatatcaacaagaaagtaaaaaaataggaaaacaaTCTTTTGCTTATGCATGGGTTCTTGATGAAACAGGAGAAGAAcg AGAACGTGGAATAACAATGGATATTGGTCAttctaaatttgaaacaaaaacaaaatctaTTACTTTATTAGATGCACCTGGTCATAAAGATTTCATACCTAATATGATTACTGGTGCTACTCAAGCAGATGTTGCTTTATTAGTAGTAGATGCTACTAGAGGAGAATTTGAAACTGGTTTTGATAGTGGTGGTCAAACTAGAGAACAtgcattattattacgttcattgg gtaTATCTCAATTAGCAGTAATAGTAAATAAGTTAGATACAGTAGATTGGTCAAAAGAGAGATTTGATGAAATAGTGAGCAAAATAAGCATATTCTTGAAACAAGCTGGATTTAAAGATAATGTCATTTTTGTTCCTTGTAGTGGTCTGTCtggtgaaaatatattaacaaaaccTAAAGAATCTTTGTCTAATTG gTATAAAGGACCTACATTAGTGGatgttattgataattttaaatgtccTGAACGTCATATGAACAAACCATTTCgtttttcaattaatgatatatttaaaggtACGGGATCTGGATTCTGTGTTTCTGGTCATGTACAAACAGGAATGATATCTTTgggtgataaaattttaatattaccaaGAAATGAAACTGCAGTgattaaaa gtTTACAGATAGATGAAATATCTATAACAAATGCATTTGCTGGAGATCAAGTTTCCTTAACATTATCTGGAATTGATCAACAAAATATAGGAATTGgagatattatttgtaatccTCAAAATCCAATTCCTGTGACGTCATGTTTCCAAGCGCATATTGTTGTATTCACTGTAAAAATACCAATTATAAAAGGTCTTCctataataattcatcaacAATCTTTAGTTCAACCTGGTGTTATTACTAAATTAATAGCACAACTTCATAGAACCACTAGTGaagtgataaaaaagaaaccacGTTGCTTGCCAAAAAATTCAAGtgctattattgaaattacaatGCAAAATCCAATTTGTAtggaattatataaagatattaaacaattGGGTAGAGTTATGTTACGTGTAGAAGGAACAACTATTGCAGCTGGTTtagttacaaaaattaaataa
- the LOC107994222 gene encoding protein HBS1 isoform X1, protein MSRHRDIRCMNYSEEYEGYDDVYGHSVEDDYCVSPSAEQFLFDRSKQQNIASFITEPDIVEDNEDNEELPISLNEENVVLTEIEWAKLMSCMESIKSVIGDIISESEIKKKIIQSKFDTELAIDLILKESSKITDSSIINKNNLELHSDAASIKSHSNSFIIPKLSFNKQENIEGKKSSKSTFQVTTSSNVKIIPAGKRPIVKGFNVGGIENTDVMNIESPRSQSPYSDYNSPEIKKKENLLKEKKTISLNLNSPRCQSPISGLQIPDLDSKLKLNEEKIDIIKIYKDKRGNSKEQLHLIVVGHVDAGKSTLLGRLLCDLGQVPSRLIHKYQQESKKIGKQSFAYAWVLDETGEERERGITMDIGHSKFETKTKSITLLDAPGHKDFIPNMITGATQADVALLVVDATRGEFETGFDSGGQTREHALLLRSLGISQLAVIVNKLDTVDWSKERFDEIVSKISIFLKQAGFKDNVIFVPCSGLSGENILTKPKESLSNWYKGPTLVDVIDNFKCPERHMNKPFRFSINDIFKGTGSGFCVSGHVQTGMISLGDKILILPRNETAVIKSLQIDEISITNAFAGDQVSLTLSGIDQQNIGIGDIICNPQNPIPVTSCFQAHIVVFTVKIPIIKGLPIIIHQQSLVQPGVITKLIAQLHRTTSEVIKKKPRCLPKNSSAIIEITMQNPICMELYKDIKQLGRVMLRVEGTTIAAGLVTKIK, encoded by the exons atgtcTCGTCATCGCGACATACGATGCATGAATTATTCAGAag aatatgaaGGTTATGATGATGTTTATGGACATTCAGTAGAGGATGATTATTGTGTATCGCCTAGTG ctgaacaatttttatttgatcgaAGTAAACAACAAAATATTGCATCTTTCATTACGGAACCAGATATAGTAGAAGATAATGAAGATAATGAGGAACTTCCAATATctttaaatgaagaaaatgtaGTACTTACAGAAATTGAATGGGCTAAGCTTATGTCATGCATGGAATCTATCAAAAGTGTTATAGGAGATATAATTTCTGaatctgaaattaaaaagaaaattattcaatcaaaatttgataCTGAATTagcaattgatttaattttaaaagaatcttcaaaaattactG attcatctataattaataaaaataatttggaacTTCATTcag ATGCTGCATCAATTAAATCTCATTCtaattcattcattatacctaaattatcatttaataaacaagAGAATATTGAAG gTAAAAAATCATCCAAATCTACATTTCAAGTTACAACATCTTCTAATGTGAAAATCATTCCTGCTGGAAAACGACCTATTGTAAAGGGCTTTAATGTAGGCGGAATTGAGAATACAGATGTAATGAATATTGAGAGTCCTCGCTCTCAAAGTCCATATTCTGATTATAATAGcccagaaataaaaaagaaggaaaatttattgaaggaaaaaaagactATTTCTTTGAACTTAAATAGTCCACGATGTCAATCTCCAATATCAGGACTTCAAATACCTGATTTGgattctaaattaaaacttaatgaagagaaaattgatattataaagatttataaagataaaagaggAAATAGCAAAGaacaattacatttaattgtaGTTGGTCATGTAGATGCTGGTAAAAGTACTTTATTAGGACGGCTTTTATGTGATTTAGGACAAGTTCCATCAAggttaatacataaatatcaacaagaaagtaaaaaaataggaaaacaaTCTTTTGCTTATGCATGGGTTCTTGATGAAACAGGAGAAGAAcg AGAACGTGGAATAACAATGGATATTGGTCAttctaaatttgaaacaaaaacaaaatctaTTACTTTATTAGATGCACCTGGTCATAAAGATTTCATACCTAATATGATTACTGGTGCTACTCAAGCAGATGTTGCTTTATTAGTAGTAGATGCTACTAGAGGAGAATTTGAAACTGGTTTTGATAGTGGTGGTCAAACTAGAGAACAtgcattattattacgttcattgg gtaTATCTCAATTAGCAGTAATAGTAAATAAGTTAGATACAGTAGATTGGTCAAAAGAGAGATTTGATGAAATAGTGAGCAAAATAAGCATATTCTTGAAACAAGCTGGATTTAAAGATAATGTCATTTTTGTTCCTTGTAGTGGTCTGTCtggtgaaaatatattaacaaaaccTAAAGAATCTTTGTCTAATTG gTATAAAGGACCTACATTAGTGGatgttattgataattttaaatgtccTGAACGTCATATGAACAAACCATTTCgtttttcaattaatgatatatttaaaggtACGGGATCTGGATTCTGTGTTTCTGGTCATGTACAAACAGGAATGATATCTTTgggtgataaaattttaatattaccaaGAAATGAAACTGCAGTgattaaaa gtTTACAGATAGATGAAATATCTATAACAAATGCATTTGCTGGAGATCAAGTTTCCTTAACATTATCTGGAATTGATCAACAAAATATAGGAATTGgagatattatttgtaatccTCAAAATCCAATTCCTGTGACGTCATGTTTCCAAGCGCATATTGTTGTATTCACTGTAAAAATACCAATTATAAAAGGTCTTCctataataattcatcaacAATCTTTAGTTCAACCTGGTGTTATTACTAAATTAATAGCACAACTTCATAGAACCACTAGTGaagtgataaaaaagaaaccacGTTGCTTGCCAAAAAATTCAAGtgctattattgaaattacaatGCAAAATCCAATTTGTAtggaattatataaagatattaaacaattGGGTAGAGTTATGTTACGTGTAGAAGGAACAACTATTGCAGCTGGTTtagttacaaaaattaaataa
- the LOC107994223 gene encoding cytosolic non-specific dipeptidase, producing MASELPPTLKQLFNYIDDHKTEYINNLREVVAIKSVSAWPNHRNEVIKMMKWTEIKLKNLGINTELVDIGKQVLPDGNQIPLPPVLLGTYGSDPKKKTVLIYGHLDVQPALKEDGWDTEPFILTEKNGKLFGRGSTDDKGPVLCWIHVLQAYKAIGIDIPVNLKFVFEGMEESGSEGLDELLWARKNTFLQNIDYICISDNYWLTTKKPCITYGLRGICYFHVEVICADKDMHSGTYGGILHEAMPDLIYLLNTLVDVNGKILIDGIYDKVDKILEKELESYKTIEFDVAAFRDSIGINKLVHNEDKIQILMHRWREPSLSLHGIEGAFSEPGAKTVIPRKVTGKFSIRIVPSMTPEDTAKKVIAYLNKKWAARGSPNTFNVNMYHGGKTWSENPDHPNYLAGRKAIKHVYNVEPDLSREGGSIPVTLTFQETTGKNIILLPVGASDDGAHSQNEKINICNYIEGTKMLGAYLYEIAQLQH from the exons atggctTCAGAACTTCCACCAACGTTGAAACAACtatttaa ttATATTGATGACCATAaaacagaatatataaataatttgcggGAAGTAGTAGCTATAAAATCTGTCTCGGCATGGCCAAACCATAGAAATGAAGTAATCAAGATGATGAAATGGAcagaaatcaaattaaaaaatcttggaaTCAATACAGAATTAGTAGATATAGGAAAACAAGTTCTTCCAGATGGAAATCAAATTCCTTTACCACCTGTTTTATTAGGAACTTATGGATCtgatcctaaaaaaaaaacagttctCATATATGGACATTTGGATGTTCAACCTGCATTAAAAGAAGATGGTTGGGATACTGAACCATTTATTCTTACTgaaaaaaatggtaaattaTTTGGACGTGGAAGTACAGATGATAAAGGTCCTGTACTTTGTTGGATTCATGTATTACAAGCTTATAAAGCTATTGGAATAGATATTCCTGTTAATCTTAag TTTGTCTTTGAAGGTATGGAAGAAAGTGGTAGTGAAGGTTTAGATGAACTTCTTTGGGCacgaaaaaatacatttttacaaaatattgattatatatgcatatctGATAATTATTGGTTGACTACTAAGAAACCTTGTATTACTTATGGTTTAAGaggaatttgttattttcatgTAGAAGTAATTTGTGCTGATAAAGATATGCATAGTGGTACATATGGTGGAATTTTGCATGAAGCAATGCCagatttgatatatttgttaaacacATTGGTTGatgtaaatggaaaaattttaatagatggCATTTATGATAAAGTTGacaaaattctagaaaaagaattagaatcttataaaacaatagaatTTGATGTTGCTGCATTCAGAGATTCTattggaattaataaattagttcATAATGAAGATAaa attcaaattttgatGCATCGATGGAGAGAACCAAGTTTATCTCTTCATGGAATAGAGGGTGCATTTAGTGAACCAGGTGCAAAAACTGTTATTCCAAGGAAAGTTACTGGAAAGTTTTCAATTAGAATAGTACCAAGTATGACACCTGAAGATACTGCAAAGAAAGTAATagcatatttgaataaaaaatgggCTGCTAGAGGTAGTCCAAAtacatttaatgttaatatgtATCATGGAGGAAAAACATGGTCTGAAAATCCTGATCATCCAAATTATTTGGCTGGTCGAAAAGCTATTAAACATGTTTATAATGTAGAACCTGATTTATCACGTGAAGGAGGTTCTATTCCAGTTACTTTGACATTCCAAGAAACAACAGGCAAAAACATAATACTTTTACCAGTTGGTGCTAGCGATGATGGAGCACAttctcaaaatgaaaaaataaatatttgtaattatattgaaggt acTAAGATGCTTGGAgcttatttatatgaaatagcaCAACTTCAACATTAA
- the LOC107994213 gene encoding alpha-L-fucosidase isoform X1 yields the protein MILSIYIVLIFSILCISWEDEYISIITDKENYKIFRPIKAEINKYFPTWNSLDSRPLPNWYNDAKFGIFIHWGIFSVPSFGSEWFWNNWKEEHIDTKYHDFMKQRYPPNFTYQDFAHDFTAEFFNASQWSELFQASGAKYIVLTSKHHEGYTLWPSKYSFSWNSVDVGPQKDLIGELATAIRNLTNLKFGLYYSLYEWYNPLYLLDKNNNFTTQIFVEQKIIPELHELVEKYKPEIIWSDGDWEASDDYWKSKEFLAWLYNESSVKNTVVVNDRWGQNISCHHGDFYTCSDRYNPGILLPHKWENCMTIDRKSWGFRRNAILSEYFTLAELIKELVITVSCGGNLLMNIGPTKDGIITPIFEERLRKMGDWLKINGEAIYNTKPWTTQNDTLTYNVWYTQNKNTKQIYAIILTWPNKDVLYLGSFRATTNTQISVLGSNLLIEWKQTIEKLKIFLPAELNRGQPAWTLKIK from the exons atgattttatcaatttatattgtcttaattttttcaatattatgtatatcatGGGAAGATGAATACATATCTATAATAactgataaagaaaattataaaatatttcgacctATAAAagcagaaataaataaatattttccaacatGGAATAGTTTAGATAGTCGTCCTCTTCCAAATTGGTATAATGATGCGAAATTtggtatttttattcattgggGTATTTTCAGTGTTCCTAGTTTTGGCTCTGAATGGTTTTGGAATAATTGGAaag aagaacATATTGATACAAAATACCATGACTTTATGAAACAAAGGTATCCACCTAATTTTACGTATCAGGATTTTGCTCATGACTTTACTgctgaattttttaatgcatcacaATGGAGTGAACTATTTCAAGCTTCAGgtgcaaaatatattgtattgacAAGTAAACATCATGAAGGATATACTTTATGGccttcaaaatattcatttagttGGAATTCTGTAGATGTAGGACCACAAAAAGATCTTATAG gtGAATTAGCTACagcaataagaaatttaactaatttgaaatttggtctttattattctttatacgaATGGTATAATCCTCTTTATttacttgataaaaataacaattttacaacTCAAATCTTTgttgaacaaaaaataatccCTGAGTTACATGAGttagtagaaaaatataaaccgGAAATTATATGGTCTGATGGTGATTGGGAGGCATCAGATGATTATTGgaaatcaaaagaatttttagctTGGCTATATAATGAAAGTTCTGTGAAAAATACAGTGGTAGTAAATGATAGATGGGgtcaaaatatatcatgtcATCATGGTGATTTTTATACATGTTCTGATCGTTATAATCCTG gAATACTTCTACCACATAAATGGGAGAATTGTATGACAATTGATAGAAAGTCTTGGGGATTTCGTAGGAATGCTATTCTATcagaatattttactttagcagaattaataaaagaattagtaATTACTGTAAGCTGTGGAGGAAATTTACTAATGAATATAGGACCAACAAAGGATGGTATTATTACTCcaatatttgaagaaagatTGCGCAAAATGG gtgattggttaaaaataaatggagaagctatttataatactaaacCTTGGACAACACAGAATGATACTTTAACTTATAATGTTTGgtatacacaaaataaaaatacaaaacaaatttatgcaataattCTTACATGGCCAAATAaagatgtattatatttaggaTCATTTCGAGCAACTACCAATACACAAATTTCTGTACTTGgatctaatttattaatagag TGGAAACaaactattgaaaaattgaaaatattcttaccAGCAGAACTTAATAGAGGACAACCAGCTtggacattaaaaataaaatag
- the LOC107994213 gene encoding alpha-L-fucosidase isoform X2, giving the protein MILSIYIVLIFSILCISWEDEYISIITDKENYKIFRPIKAEINKYFPTWNSLDSRPLPNWYNDAKFGIFIHWGIFSVPSFGSEWFWNNWKEEHIDTKYHDFMKQRYPPNFTYQDFAHDFTAEFFNASQWSELFQASGAKYIVLTSKHHEGYTLWPSKYSFSWNSVDVGPQKDLIGELATAIRNLTNLKFGLYYSLYEWYNPLYLLDKNNNFTTQIFVEQKIIPELHELVEKYKPEIIWSDGDWEASDDYWKSKEFLAWLYNESSVKNTVVVNDRWGQNISCHHGDFYTCSDRYNPGILLPHKWENCMTIDRKSWGFRRNAILSEYFTLAELIKELVITVSCGGNLLMNIGPTKDGIITPIFEERLRKMGDWLKINGEAIYNTKPWTTQNDTLTYNVWIISSNYQYTNFCTWI; this is encoded by the exons atgattttatcaatttatattgtcttaattttttcaatattatgtatatcatGGGAAGATGAATACATATCTATAATAactgataaagaaaattataaaatatttcgacctATAAAagcagaaataaataaatattttccaacatGGAATAGTTTAGATAGTCGTCCTCTTCCAAATTGGTATAATGATGCGAAATTtggtatttttattcattgggGTATTTTCAGTGTTCCTAGTTTTGGCTCTGAATGGTTTTGGAATAATTGGAaag aagaacATATTGATACAAAATACCATGACTTTATGAAACAAAGGTATCCACCTAATTTTACGTATCAGGATTTTGCTCATGACTTTACTgctgaattttttaatgcatcacaATGGAGTGAACTATTTCAAGCTTCAGgtgcaaaatatattgtattgacAAGTAAACATCATGAAGGATATACTTTATGGccttcaaaatattcatttagttGGAATTCTGTAGATGTAGGACCACAAAAAGATCTTATAG gtGAATTAGCTACagcaataagaaatttaactaatttgaaatttggtctttattattctttatacgaATGGTATAATCCTCTTTATttacttgataaaaataacaattttacaacTCAAATCTTTgttgaacaaaaaataatccCTGAGTTACATGAGttagtagaaaaatataaaccgGAAATTATATGGTCTGATGGTGATTGGGAGGCATCAGATGATTATTGgaaatcaaaagaatttttagctTGGCTATATAATGAAAGTTCTGTGAAAAATACAGTGGTAGTAAATGATAGATGGGgtcaaaatatatcatgtcATCATGGTGATTTTTATACATGTTCTGATCGTTATAATCCTG gAATACTTCTACCACATAAATGGGAGAATTGTATGACAATTGATAGAAAGTCTTGGGGATTTCGTAGGAATGCTATTCTATcagaatattttactttagcagaattaataaaagaattagtaATTACTGTAAGCTGTGGAGGAAATTTACTAATGAATATAGGACCAACAAAGGATGGTATTATTACTCcaatatttgaagaaagatTGCGCAAAATGG gtgattggttaaaaataaatggagaagctatttataatactaaacCTTGGACAACACAGAATGATACTTTAACTTATAATGTTTG gaTCATTTCGAGCAACTACCAATACACAAATTTCTGTACTTGgatctaa